The Gemmatimonadota bacterium nucleotide sequence TACGTGGGATTGTTGTCGTCGTATAGCTGGCGCGCTCGCGCGACCTTCACCAGCATCGCCACCAGCTCGCCGACTTCGGCGGGGGGGATGCTCGGCGCTTCCGCGTTACCCGCCGCGCCGACCAGGCCGGACGTGCTCGACGCCTCGCTCACAGCCACCGGGAATCGCTTGGGAGACTCACGAGATGACCCGTCCGCCCCGGGCGGCAACCTCGGCCACATCTTTATCGCCCCGGCCGCTCAGGCAGACCACTACGGGCTCAGTATCGGCCCAGCGCCTTCCCTCGCGCAAGAGGAAGGCGAGGGCGTGGGCGCTCTCGAGGGCGGGAATGATGCCTTCCAGCCGGGCCAGTCGGTGGAAGGCGTCCAGCGCTTCGACATCGGTGGCGCTCAGGTAGCGGGCCCGCCCCGTCTCCTTCAAGTAGGCATGCTCCGGGCCCACGCCCGGGTAATCCAGCCCGGCGGAAACGGAATGCGCGGTGGCGACCTGCCCCGCCTCATCTTGCAGCAGGTAGCTGAGCGAGCCGTGCAGCACGCCCGGGCGCCCGGCGGCGAGCGATGCTGCGTGGCGGCCGGAGTCCAGCCCCGCGCCCGCCGCCTCGACGCCGATCAGCTCGACCTCCGGCTGGGGCACGAACTCGTGGAAGATGCCCATGGCGTTCGAGCCGCCGCCCACGCAGGCAATGACGGCGGCGGGCAGCCGTCCCTCGAGGGCCTCGAGCTGGGCCCGCGTCTCCCGCCCGATCACGGCCTGAAAGTCGCGCACCAGCCGGGGGTATGGGTCCGGCCCGACGACCGAGCCGATCACGTAATGCGTGTGCCCCACGTTCGTAACCCAGTCGCGGATGGCCTCGTTGATGGCATCCTTCAGCGTGCGGCTGCCGGCGTCCACCGTGCGCACCTCCGCGCCCAACAGCTCCATGCGATAGACGTTCAGCGCCTGCCGGCGCACATCTTCTGCACCCATGTAGACCACGCACTCGAGGCCGAACAGGGCCGCGGCCGTCGCGGTCGCGACACCGTGCTGCCCGGCGCCCGTCTCGGCAATGATCCGCCGCTTCCCCATGCGCCGGGCGAGCAGCACCTGCCCCAGCGTGTTGTTGATCTTGTGTGCGCCTGTGTGATTCAGATCCTCGCGCTTCAGGTAGACCCGGCCGCCGCCAGCGGCCTGCTCCAGCCGCCGGGCGCGGTAGAGCGGCGTAGGCCGGCCGACGTAGTCGCGCAGCAGGCGCTCCAGTTCCTCCCGGAAGGAGGCATCGAGCCGCGCCGCCTCGTAGGCCTCCGTCAGCTCGTCCAGCGCTCCAATCAGGGTCTCCGGGACGTAACGGCCGCCGTAGACGCCGAAGCGGCCGACTGCAGGGGCAGGCGACGTCATGACTCCCCTGCACCCGTTGCCCGGCCGGCCGCCCCGGAGCCGGCTGCGGCACGTGCCGCGGCTACGAACGCCCGCATCAGCTCCGGTTCCTTCTGTCCCACCTGCCGCTCGACTCCGGAGCTCACGTCCACCACGTCGGGTAAGAGCAGGCTGACCGCCGCTGCGACATTGGCGGCGGTGAGCCCGCCGGCTACGACCAGACGCATGCCGGGCGGCAGCCGATCCCGTAGACGAGCCACCTCCGTCCAGGGGAAGCGCGCGCCGGCGCCGCCCGGCGCCCGGGCGTGCCAGCCGTCCAGCAGCAGGCCGTCCGACACGGCGCCATAGGCGTCCAGCGCCGCCAGGAACTCGCCGCCGCTGCGCGGGCGGACCGCCTTCCACACCTCCCAGGCGCCCGGCTCTCGGAGCCGGCTCAGCGCATCCGGGGGCTCGGCGCCATGAAGCTGAAGCACGGCAAGCCCCAGCCGCT carries:
- a CDS encoding phosphoribosylanthranilate isomerase, whose amino-acid sequence is MEVKICGLCRPGDAAAAVAAGADYLGVILSPGRPRSRSLDEAAQVLAAGGAARRVGVFVNEGAEEIRLIAERLGLAVLQLHGAEPPDALSRLREPGAWEVWKAVRPRSGGEFLAALDAYGAVSDGLLLDGWHARAPGGAGARFPWTEVARLRDRLPPGMRLVVAGGLTAANVAAAVSLLLPDVVDVSSGVERQVGQKEPELMRAFVAAARAAAGSGAAGRATGAGES
- the trpB gene encoding tryptophan synthase subunit beta translates to MTSPAPAVGRFGVYGGRYVPETLIGALDELTEAYEAARLDASFREELERLLRDYVGRPTPLYRARRLEQAAGGGRVYLKREDLNHTGAHKINNTLGQVLLARRMGKRRIIAETGAGQHGVATATAAALFGLECVVYMGAEDVRRQALNVYRMELLGAEVRTVDAGSRTLKDAINEAIRDWVTNVGHTHYVIGSVVGPDPYPRLVRDFQAVIGRETRAQLEALEGRLPAAVIACVGGGSNAMGIFHEFVPQPEVELIGVEAAGAGLDSGRHAASLAAGRPGVLHGSLSYLLQDEAGQVATAHSVSAGLDYPGVGPEHAYLKETGRARYLSATDVEALDAFHRLARLEGIIPALESAHALAFLLREGRRWADTEPVVVCLSGRGDKDVAEVAARGGRVIS